A genomic window from Pseudocitrobacter corydidari includes:
- the purK gene encoding 5-(carboxyamino)imidazole ribonucleotide synthase, which yields MKQVCVLGNGQLGRMLRQAGEPLGIAVWPVGLEASPEAVPFQQSVITAEIERWPETALTRELALHPAFVNRDVFPIIADRLTQKQLFDKLSLPTAPWQLLAEQNQWPAVFERLGELAIVKRRTGGYDGRGQWRLRADETAQLPQECYGECIVEQGINFSGEVSLVGARAHDGSTVFYPLTHNLHQDGILRISVAFPQANAQQQDQAESMLSAIMHELNYVGVMAMECFVTPAGLLINELAPRVHNSGHWTQNGASISQFELHLRAITDLPLPPPVVNSPSVMVNLIGSDLNYDWLKLPLVHLHWYDKEVRPGRKVGHLNLNDSDTGRLSATLEALTPLLPPEYASGISWAQSKLV from the coding sequence ATGAAGCAGGTTTGCGTATTAGGCAACGGTCAACTGGGGCGTATGCTGCGCCAGGCTGGCGAGCCGCTGGGTATCGCCGTGTGGCCCGTTGGCCTGGAAGCTTCGCCGGAAGCGGTGCCGTTCCAGCAAAGCGTGATCACCGCTGAAATCGAACGCTGGCCAGAAACCGCGCTAACCCGCGAGCTGGCGCTGCATCCGGCATTCGTTAACCGCGACGTATTCCCGATTATTGCCGATCGTCTGACGCAAAAGCAGCTGTTCGACAAACTCAGCCTGCCAACCGCGCCATGGCAACTACTGGCCGAACAAAACCAGTGGCCCGCCGTGTTTGAACGTCTGGGGGAGCTTGCGATCGTGAAGCGTCGCACCGGCGGTTACGATGGTCGTGGGCAGTGGCGTTTGCGCGCAGATGAAACCGCACAATTGCCGCAAGAGTGTTACGGCGAATGTATTGTGGAGCAGGGTATTAATTTCTCCGGTGAAGTCTCACTGGTTGGCGCGCGAGCTCACGACGGCAGCACCGTGTTCTATCCGCTGACTCACAACCTGCATCAGGATGGTATTCTGCGCATAAGCGTGGCGTTCCCGCAGGCGAACGCACAGCAGCAGGATCAGGCCGAAAGCATGCTGTCAGCGATTATGCACGAGCTGAACTATGTTGGCGTGATGGCGATGGAGTGCTTCGTTACTCCTGCCGGGTTGCTGATTAACGAGCTGGCTCCTCGCGTACACAACAGCGGGCACTGGACGCAAAACGGTGCCTCCATCAGCCAGTTTGAGCTGCATCTGCGTGCCATTACCGATTTACCGCTGCCACCGCCGGTGGTTAACAGCCCGTCTGTGATGGTAAACCTGATTGGTAGCGACCTGAATTACGACTGGCTGAAGCTGCCGCTGGTGCATCTGCACTGGTACGATAAAGAGGTTCGCCCAGGCCGTAAAGTGGGTCACCTCAACCTGAACGACAGCGATACCGGGCGTTTAAGCGCAACGCTTGAAGCGCTTACCCCGCTGCTGCCGCCAGAATACGCCAGCGGAATTAGCTGGGCACAGTCAAAACTGGTTTAA
- the mnmH gene encoding tRNA 2-selenouridine(34) synthase MnmH — protein sequence MNNGTDYRAILTAGTPIIDVRAPVEFQQGSLPAAINLPLMNDDERAAVGTCYKRQGPDAALALGHQLVSGETRQQRIDAWRAACARFPHGYLCCARGGQRSHIVQAWLKESGIDYPLIVGGYKMLRQAAIQATEALVQHPIILIGGCTGNGKTPLVRHQPFGIDLEGLAHHRGSSFGRTLDAQHQQATFENHLASALLQRSHGQENVRWVLEDEGHMIGANHLPECLRERMAQSPIAVVDDPFELRLERLRAEYFTHMHQAFIDAYGEEKGWAEYSEYLHHGLFAIRRRLGLQRFAELTQKLDQALVEQQQNGSTEPHFAWLVPLLNEYYDPMYRYQLEKKASKIVFRGTSEAVEHWLLGH from the coding sequence ATGAATAATGGGACGGATTACCGGGCCATTTTGACCGCCGGTACCCCCATCATTGACGTTCGCGCTCCCGTCGAGTTTCAGCAAGGCTCGTTGCCTGCGGCAATCAACCTGCCGTTGATGAACGATGACGAACGCGCCGCGGTCGGTACCTGCTATAAGCGTCAGGGCCCCGATGCGGCATTGGCGCTGGGCCATCAGCTAGTATCCGGCGAGACGCGCCAGCAGCGCATTGATGCGTGGCGGGCAGCCTGTGCCCGTTTTCCACACGGCTATCTTTGCTGCGCGCGCGGTGGCCAACGATCGCACATCGTGCAGGCGTGGCTAAAAGAGAGCGGCATCGATTATCCGCTGATTGTCGGTGGCTACAAGATGCTGCGCCAGGCGGCGATTCAGGCAACCGAAGCGCTGGTTCAGCATCCCATTATTTTGATTGGCGGCTGTACCGGAAACGGTAAAACGCCGCTGGTACGTCATCAACCTTTTGGTATCGACCTGGAAGGGCTTGCCCATCATCGTGGTTCTTCATTTGGCCGCACGCTGGACGCGCAACATCAGCAAGCCACCTTTGAAAACCATCTGGCCAGCGCGCTGCTTCAGCGCAGTCACGGGCAGGAAAACGTGCGCTGGGTGCTGGAAGATGAGGGGCATATGATTGGCGCGAATCACCTGCCGGAGTGCCTGCGCGAACGCATGGCGCAATCCCCGATTGCGGTGGTGGACGATCCGTTTGAGTTGCGCCTTGAGCGCCTGCGCGCAGAATATTTTACGCATATGCATCAGGCATTCATTGACGCGTACGGCGAAGAGAAAGGCTGGGCGGAGTACAGCGAATATCTGCATCACGGATTGTTCGCCATTCGTCGTCGCCTTGGCCTGCAACGCTTCGCCGAGCTGACGCAAAAGCTTGACCAGGCGCTTGTTGAGCAGCAGCAGAATGGTTCAACCGAACCGCACTTTGCCTGGCTGGTGCCGCTGCTTAACGAATATTACGACCCGATGTACCGCTATCAGCTGGAGAAAAAGGCCAGCAAGATAGTCTTTCGCGGCACATCGGAGGCGGTGGAGCATTGGTTGTTGGGGCATTAG
- the sfbB gene encoding virulence-associated ABC transporter ATP-binding protein SfbB, which translates to MIEIEKVCVDFTTAHGSATRAVNNVSLHIGAGEIFGIVGTSGAGKSTLLRTLNALTRPSEGRVKVNGVEISALEGANLRKARQRIGMIFQHFNLMHTRTVAQNVAFSLKAAGWDRDKIAPRVTEILALVGLADKANRYPVQLSGGQKQRVGIARAIANHPDVLLCDEPTSALDLETSATILALLKEINAKLGITIVLITHEMNVIKTICDRVAVMSGGEVVESGEVFDVFAHPQHAFTRQLVSHTLNLTLPERLREHLPGQLLKILFIGDSAEQPVLSEVAVKFGVAVNILHGKIEYIAERALGILVVQLTAPHNPTSVDAAVAYIRENTAQVEVIRG; encoded by the coding sequence ATGATTGAGATAGAAAAGGTCTGCGTGGATTTTACCACCGCCCACGGGTCGGCCACGCGGGCGGTGAATAACGTCAGCCTGCATATTGGCGCGGGCGAAATCTTCGGTATTGTCGGCACCAGCGGGGCGGGGAAGAGTACGCTGCTGCGCACGCTTAACGCCCTAACGCGCCCGAGCGAAGGCCGCGTTAAGGTTAACGGCGTGGAGATCTCCGCGCTTGAAGGCGCAAATCTGCGCAAAGCGCGGCAGCGCATTGGCATGATTTTTCAGCACTTTAATCTGATGCACACCCGCACCGTGGCCCAGAACGTCGCCTTCAGCCTGAAAGCCGCAGGTTGGGATCGCGATAAAATTGCGCCGCGCGTGACGGAGATTTTAGCGCTTGTGGGGCTTGCCGATAAAGCGAACCGCTACCCGGTACAGCTCAGCGGTGGTCAGAAACAGCGCGTGGGAATTGCCCGCGCCATCGCGAATCACCCGGACGTACTGCTGTGTGATGAACCGACATCAGCGCTGGATCTGGAAACATCGGCCACCATTCTGGCGCTGCTGAAAGAGATCAACGCGAAGCTTGGGATCACGATCGTGCTGATCACCCATGAAATGAACGTGATCAAAACCATTTGCGATCGCGTGGCGGTGATGTCCGGCGGCGAAGTGGTGGAATCCGGCGAGGTATTTGATGTCTTCGCCCATCCACAGCACGCGTTTACCCGGCAACTGGTGTCGCATACGCTGAACCTGACGCTGCCCGAGCGCCTGCGCGAACATTTGCCGGGCCAGTTGCTGAAGATTCTGTTCATCGGTGATTCGGCTGAGCAGCCGGTGCTGTCGGAAGTGGCGGTGAAGTTTGGCGTGGCGGTGAATATTCTGCACGGCAAAATTGAGTATATCGCCGAGCGGGCGTTGGGGATTTTAGTGGTGCAACTCACCGCTCCGCATAACCCAACGTCCGTAGACGCTGCGGTGGCCTACATACGGGAAAATACGGCACAGGTGGAGGTGATCCGTGGATGA
- a CDS encoding porin — translation MSIKIKALALSIGAAVALTTFASQAEITVLKADPQAGDPLSRLNFTVGGSIRPQFQNMTGDDGANGYKRNGFDGGTRFRFAADYYLFDDISWVSYYELGVNFPAMFNWDNHYADGANDTTRRMLYTGLKSDTWGTLTFGQQNSIYYDVVGAKTDIWDYDMIGQAPGNGINGDYDGSYRTRKSLKYKKTVGDVDLYASYLFSDDLNPNNGLKYKRRGGGSLGVDYHITKDLTWGTSWNYTRAEMRDQDQNSKTYDQNIVGTAFSWKPDNWTFALGGGWYQNFMTTKKIDAKDYFAGDAWGLEYFAGYTFPIGQYAVKSIQPYFMGDRIEYVNGRNYLRTDNGVGISFQLDYGFRVDYEHVFTSSTDNLGDMNLVRLRYDF, via the coding sequence ATGTCCATAAAAATAAAAGCGCTGGCATTATCGATCGGCGCAGCAGTGGCACTGACGACTTTCGCATCTCAGGCGGAAATCACCGTTTTAAAAGCTGATCCGCAGGCTGGCGACCCGCTGAGCCGTCTTAACTTCACCGTTGGCGGGAGTATCCGTCCTCAGTTCCAGAACATGACCGGGGATGATGGCGCGAACGGCTACAAACGTAATGGCTTCGACGGCGGCACCCGTTTCCGTTTCGCAGCTGATTACTACCTGTTCGATGATATTAGCTGGGTAAGCTACTACGAACTGGGTGTTAACTTCCCGGCGATGTTCAACTGGGATAACCACTACGCCGATGGCGCAAACGACACCACCCGTCGTATGCTCTACACCGGTCTGAAAAGCGATACCTGGGGTACGCTGACCTTCGGTCAACAGAACAGCATCTACTATGATGTGGTTGGCGCGAAAACCGATATCTGGGACTACGACATGATTGGTCAGGCTCCGGGTAACGGTATCAACGGTGACTACGATGGCTCCTATCGTACCCGTAAATCTCTGAAATATAAGAAAACTGTAGGCGACGTTGATCTCTACGCTTCTTACCTGTTCAGCGATGATCTTAACCCGAACAACGGCCTGAAATACAAACGTCGTGGCGGCGGCTCTCTGGGTGTGGATTACCACATCACCAAAGACCTGACCTGGGGTACGTCCTGGAACTACACGCGTGCGGAAATGCGCGACCAGGATCAGAACAGCAAAACCTACGATCAGAACATCGTCGGTACCGCGTTTAGCTGGAAACCAGACAACTGGACCTTCGCCCTGGGCGGCGGCTGGTACCAGAACTTCATGACCACCAAGAAAATCGACGCGAAAGATTACTTCGCGGGCGACGCGTGGGGTCTGGAATACTTCGCGGGTTACACCTTCCCGATTGGTCAATACGCAGTTAAATCCATCCAGCCGTACTTCATGGGTGACCGTATTGAATACGTGAATGGTCGTAACTACCTGCGTACCGACAACGGTGTAGGTATCAGCTTCCAGCTGGATTACGGTTTCCGTGTTGACTACGAACACGTGTTTACCTCCAGCACCGACAACCTGGGTGATATGAACCTGGTTCGTCTGCGTTACGACTTCTAA
- a CDS encoding methionine ABC transporter permease — translation MDDLLPDLTLAFNETFQMLSISTVLAIVGGLPLGFLIFVTDRHLFWQNRFVYLVSSVLVNIIRSVPFVILLVLLLPLTQFLLGNTIGPIAASVPLSVAAIAFYARLVDSALREVDKGIIEAAEAFGASPMRIICTVLLPEASAGLLRGLTITLVSLIGYSAMAGIVGGGGVGDLAIRYGYYRYETQVMVVTVIALIVLVQVVQMLGDWLAKRADKRERR, via the coding sequence GTGGATGATTTACTGCCGGATTTAACGCTGGCCTTTAACGAAACCTTCCAGATGCTGAGTATTTCGACGGTGCTGGCGATTGTCGGCGGCCTGCCGCTCGGTTTTCTGATTTTTGTCACCGACCGCCATCTGTTCTGGCAAAACCGCTTTGTGTACCTGGTGTCGTCGGTGCTGGTGAACATTATTCGCTCGGTGCCGTTTGTGATCCTGCTGGTCCTGCTGTTGCCGCTCACGCAGTTTCTGCTCGGCAACACCATCGGGCCAATTGCGGCGTCGGTGCCGCTTTCCGTTGCGGCGATAGCGTTTTACGCGCGGCTGGTTGATAGTGCCCTGCGCGAAGTGGATAAAGGCATTATTGAGGCGGCGGAAGCGTTCGGGGCCAGCCCGATGCGGATTATCTGTACCGTCCTGCTGCCGGAAGCCAGCGCCGGGCTGCTGCGCGGCCTGACCATTACGCTGGTGAGCTTAATCGGCTACTCGGCGATGGCCGGGATTGTCGGCGGCGGCGGGGTGGGCGACCTGGCGATTCGTTACGGTTATTACCGTTACGAAACCCAGGTGATGGTGGTGACCGTTATCGCGCTGATTGTGCTGGTGCAGGTGGTGCAGATGTTGGGCGACTGGCTGGCGAAGCGAGCGGATAAACGCGAGCGGCGCTGA
- a CDS encoding MetQ/NlpA family ABC transporter substrate-binding protein produces MGLRQSLRVATGALLLACGLQFAHANSDPHTIVFGVAPGPYGDMVKQAIAPSLKEKGYKVVVREFSDYVQPNMALSNGSIDANLFQHSLYFDKFTADKGLKLTKLIVVPTAGMGFYSRQVKSLDELKKGDIITLSNDPTNLARGLRFLQSLDLITIKPNIDPTKASERDIASNPKGLVFKPLEAAQLPRTLDGVTGALVNGNFAVAAGLDLSSALKQEHLDENLKNIIAVRSEDADKPFAKDIVEAVKSPAYRAVIDDPKNIYSAFQKPEWMSDAK; encoded by the coding sequence ATGGGATTGCGTCAGAGTTTACGCGTCGCGACCGGAGCCCTGCTGCTGGCCTGTGGATTACAATTTGCCCACGCCAACAGTGACCCGCACACCATTGTTTTCGGCGTTGCGCCGGGGCCGTATGGCGACATGGTGAAGCAGGCGATTGCGCCGTCGCTGAAAGAGAAAGGGTATAAAGTCGTGGTACGCGAATTTAGCGACTACGTGCAGCCAAATATGGCGCTGTCTAACGGCAGCATCGACGCCAACCTGTTTCAGCACTCGCTCTATTTCGATAAATTCACCGCTGATAAAGGCCTCAAGCTGACGAAGCTGATAGTGGTGCCAACGGCGGGCATGGGCTTCTATTCCCGTCAGGTGAAGAGCCTGGATGAGTTGAAGAAGGGCGATATCATCACGCTTTCCAATGACCCAACCAACCTGGCGCGCGGCCTGCGTTTCCTGCAATCGCTCGACCTCATCACCATTAAACCGAATATCGACCCAACCAAAGCGTCTGAGCGCGATATTGCCAGCAACCCGAAAGGGCTGGTGTTCAAGCCGCTGGAAGCCGCGCAGTTGCCGCGTACGCTCGATGGCGTCACCGGTGCGCTGGTAAACGGTAACTTTGCCGTGGCCGCGGGGCTTGATCTCTCCAGTGCGCTCAAGCAGGAGCATCTGGATGAGAACCTGAAAAATATCATTGCGGTGCGCAGTGAAGATGCGGATAAACCGTTTGCCAAAGATATCGTCGAGGCAGTGAAATCACCGGCCTATCGTGCGGTGATCGACGACCCGAAAAACATTTACAGCGCCTTCCAGAAACCCGAATGGATGTCTGACGCGAAGTAA